One Pecten maximus chromosome 7, xPecMax1.1, whole genome shotgun sequence genomic window carries:
- the LOC117330835 gene encoding methylglutaconyl-CoA hydratase, mitochondrial-like, whose product MATVSVCSRLGLLRRLGVTAGRCTTAFQRHSSTNIDEFDEFQLKYLDGDNTGIAVFSMNRPERKNALGRKFLFQFTECMKKVKFDKSIRVVILRSLVPGVFCAGADLKERAQMTDAETGPFVAGLRASVNDMDNLPMPTIAAIDGVALGGGTEVSLACDLRVASTSAKLGLVETRLAIIPGGGGTQRLPRIINPAVARELMYTARIVDGKEAERIGLVNHCVEQNENADAGYQRALKLAQEILPQGPVALRMAKMAISRGTEVDLHSALYFEEAGYSQVIPTKDRREAMKAFIEKRKPKFEGH is encoded by the exons ATGGCGACTGTATCAGTCTGTTCCCGTCTTGGCCTTCTCAGAAGATTAGGGGTAACTGCTGGAAGATGCACAACGGCATTTCAACGACATTCGTCTACAAACATAGACGAGTTCGATGAATTCCAGCTCAAATATTTAGATGGCGACAACACGG GAATTGCTGTATTTTCAATGAACAGACCAGAAAGGAAAAATGCACTTGGCAGAAAATTCCTGTTTCAG TTCACAGAATGCATGAAGAAAGTCAAGTTTGACAAGAGCATCCGAGTTGTAATCCTCCGAAGTTTGGTGCCTGGTGTTTTCTGTGCTG GTGCTGATCTGAAGGAGCGTGCTCAGATGACTGATGCAGAGACAGGACCCTTTGTAGCTGGTTTGCGAGCCTCCGTCAATGATATGGACAACCTTCCAATGCCGACAATTGCAGCCATAGATGGAGTAGCCCTGGGAGGTGGTACAGAGGTGTCCCTAGCTTGTGACCTCCGCGTCGCTT CCACCTCAGCTAAGCTGGGTCTGGTGGAGACAAGACTAGCTATCATTCcagggggag GTGGTACACAGAGACTGCCGAGGATCATCAATCCAGCCGTGGCACGGGAACTCATGTATACAGCTCGCATCGTGGATGGCAAGGAGGCCGAGCGAATCGGTCTGGTCAACCACTGTGTGGAACAGAATGAGAATGCAGATGCTGGGTACCAAAGGGCACTTAAACTGGCTCAGGAAATATTACCACAG GGACCAGTAGCATTACGTATGGCCAAAATGGCGATCAGTCGCGGCACTGAG GTTGATCTCCACAGCGCTCTGTACTTTGAAGAAGCAGGATATTCACAG GTGATACCTACAAAGGACCGACGGGAGGCCATGAAAGCCTTCATAGAGAAGAGGAAGCCAAAGTTTGAAGGCCATTAG
- the LOC117330836 gene encoding heme-binding protein 2-like, whose translation MMLLSVFVVMVTGATAFSFKQLDGNSLDSQPLIFHPHGYQEALKKHPDFCNGLGCPDYSVVYENKTGKFELREYAESEWVTTYSAGMDYDKAGYTNFRKLFNYIDGKNAKKEKVAMTCPVIVRVSPGPGPACTSNFTMSFFVDPAAKTPPKPSTEDIYMTTIPALKAYVRTFSGFADYDKYKEQGLELIAAIGNPSLYISDYYYTAGYDSPFKLLNRHNEVWLIAK comes from the exons ATGATGCTACTCTCAGTTTTTGTTGTTATGGTAACTGGAGCGACTGCCTTCAGCTTTAAACAGTTGGATGGGAACTCCCTCGACAGTCAGCCTCTTATATTCCATCCTCATGGCTACCAGGAAGCTCTGAAGAAGCATCCAGATTTCTGTAATGGTCTTGGCTGTCCAGATTATTCTGtggtttatgaaaataaaactggG AAATTTGAATTGCGTGAGTATGCTGAATCTGAATGGGTGACAACATACAGTGCAGGAATGGACTATGATAAAGCGGGCTATACTAACTTCAGGAAGCTTTTCAACTACATTGATGGCAAAAATGCGAAGA AAGAGAAGGTAGCGATGACATGTCCAGTCATTGTAAGGGTTAGTCCAGGCCCAGGACCAGCATGCACCTCCAACTTCACCATGTCCTTCTTTGTGGACCCTGCCGCCAAGACTCCTCCCAAACCCAGTACAGAAGATATATACATGACCACCATACCTGCGTTAAAGGCCTATGTGAG AACATTCTCGGGATTTGCTGACTACGATAAGTACAAAGAACAGGGACTTGAACTCATTGCTGCCATTGGGAACCCCTCTCTCTACATCTCTGACTACTACTATACCGCTGGATACGACAGTCCCTTCAAACTTCTCAACCGACACAACGAGGTCTGGTTAATTGCCAAGTAA